TCCACCCGTGACACGGTGACCTTGACGATGCGCCCGACGCAGCAGTGGCGTGGTTTCGAGGCAGGTCAATTCGTGCAGGTCGGAGTCGTCATCGACGGTGTCCGCCACACTCGTTGTTACTCGCCGAGCTGCTCCCAGTATCGCGATGACGGTCGAATCGAACTGACTGTGAAGGCGCATCCGGAAGGGCTGGTCTCTCAGCATCTGCACCGGAACGCGCGGGAGGGTCTGGTTGTCAGTCTTTCCCAGGCCGACGGGACATTCCACATCCCACGGCCTCGGCCGGCCGGCGTGCTTCTCATCAGCGGCGGTAGCGGAATCACTCCCGTGCTGTCGATGCTGAGGACGCTGCTGGACGAGGGGTACAGCGGCGACCTCACCTTCTTGCACTACGCGTACACCGAAAGCGACGTCTCTCATCGGACTCAGCTCGACGCCATTGCAGCAGCACACGACAACATTCGCATCGTGTTCGCTTACACCGATCAGGAGCAAGGCGGCGATCTGCACGGCTTCTTCGGCGCCGAGCACCTCCGATCCGCCGCACCCTGGTACGCGGACGCAGAGACATATCTGTGCGGCCCGCCCGGACTGATGCGTGGCGTCGAAAACGTGTATGCCGACCTGGGTCTCGAAGACCGTCTTCACCTCGAAGAATTTGCGCCGCCCCTGGCAGTGGTCACCGGAGACGTCGGAGGTGAGGTGTCCTTCACCGAGAGCGGCAAGGTCGGTGACAACTCCGGTCTGACACTGCTCGAGCAGGCCGAAGAGGCGGGTCTGACCCCCGCATACGGATGTCGGATGGGGATTTGCTTCACCTGCACCTCGGTCAAGACGTCCGGATGCACCAAGAACATCAAAACCGGTGAGACGGACAGTGAGCCGGACAAGAAGATCCAGCTGTGTGTCTCGGTGCCGGTCGGTGATGTCGCCATCGAGATCTGAGCAGTTCACCGCACGCCGCTACACATCGATCCGAAACGGAGAGTGTTCAATGTTCGCAATTCCATCGCCCTCGTTGTCCCTGTTGCCATTCATGAGTACTTCGGACTCACCTCGAGAGCAGCCAGTGCCCACAACGCTCTCCTACGAACAAGTCCAAGAGCTCGGCCGCGAGCTGGACGAGATGCGAGCTCGCACCGTCGCGAAGCTCGGCAGCGAGGACCGGGAGTACATCTACAAGATCATCAAGGCGCAACGCGGGCTCGAGATCACCGGCCGCGCCCTCATGTATCTGCCCTTCCTGCCGCCCGCATGGCTGGCCGGAGTCGGTGCATTGGTGCTGTCGAAGATTCTCGACAATATGGAGATCGGGCACAACGTCATGCACGGTCAGTACGACTGGATGCGTGAGCCGGAGTTCAACTCCCAGGTCTTCGAATGGGACACGGTATGCCCGGCCGATCAGTGGAAGCACTCGCACAACTACATGCACCACACCTTCACCAATATCGTCGGCAAGGACCGCGATATCGGATACAGCCTGCTTCGCATGGACGAGGGGCAGAAGTGGAATCCGTACTACCTCGGTAACCCGGTGTATGCGTTCTTCCTGATGCTGCTCTTCGAATGGGGAGTGATGCTGCACGACCTGGAGATCGAGAACGTCGTCAAGGGCAAGCGCAAGTGGCACGACGTCAAGCCGTTACTTGGGGGCATGTGGCGTAAAGCGGGCAAGCAGGTTCTCAAGGACTACCTCATCTTCCCAGCGCTGACCGGGCCATTCTTTGCCTCCACGGTCGTGGGCAATGTCGGCGCAAACCTCATTCGGAATCTGTGGACCTACTCGATCATCTTCTGTGGACACTTTCCCACCGGAGTACAGACCTTTACCGAGGACGAGACCTCCGATGAGTCGCAGGGTGAGTGGTATGTCCGCCAGATGCTCGGGTCCGCGAACATCGAGGGCAGCCCGCTGTTCCACATCATGTCCGGCAATCTGTCGCACCAGATCGAGCACCACCTTTTCCCCGATCTACCTGCGCACCGATACCCGGAGTTGGCTCCGGAAGTCGAAGCGCTCTGCGAAAAGTACGGACTTCCGTACAACTCCGGTGGGTTCTTCAATCAGATCGGGTCCGTCTGGGGCAAGATTTTCAAGCTCGCTCTGCCTAATTCACTCACCGGTTCGAAGCCGACAGTCGGTGTTATCGTCGAGCGCAAGAAGGTCGCTGCATAGTGACCGGAGTCGAATCTCGACCGAATCAGGGGTGGCCAGAGGTGGTAGGGAAGTTCGAGCGAAACAAGGACACAGTTCAAGAATTGACGGAGTCCGCAGCCACGCACGTCGGCAAGATCGCTGTCATCATCGCCGGGGCAGTGCGCGATGTGACTCGCGAGATCGGCGACTGGGTCTCCGACGGGGTCGAAATGCGTGAGGCTGCACGCAAGGCCCGAGATGATTCACCGGGCGGCACGGTCATCAACGGAGAGTTCGAGAGCCGCTGAGGGTCGCTCCCTACGTGAGACCTGCAGTACACGTAGGGAGGCGACCAGGCCGAAGACGAGGAATACGAGGGCGGCGAACATCGCCCACT
This region of Rhodococcus sp. PAMC28707 genomic DNA includes:
- a CDS encoding ferredoxin reductase, translated to MTLHQKSRRPRLPSTFSLLSLFEAMATPHALDRYLELVDPMTTVRDLRAEITAVHRSTRDTVTLTMRPTQQWRGFEAGQFVQVGVVIDGVRHTRCYSPSCSQYRDDGRIELTVKAHPEGLVSQHLHRNAREGLVVSLSQADGTFHIPRPRPAGVLLISGGSGITPVLSMLRTLLDEGYSGDLTFLHYAYTESDVSHRTQLDAIAAAHDNIRIVFAYTDQEQGGDLHGFFGAEHLRSAAPWYADAETYLCGPPGLMRGVENVYADLGLEDRLHLEEFAPPLAVVTGDVGGEVSFTESGKVGDNSGLTLLEQAEEAGLTPAYGCRMGICFTCTSVKTSGCTKNIKTGETDSEPDKKIQLCVSVPVGDVAIEI
- a CDS encoding acyl-CoA desaturase, producing the protein MFAIPSPSLSLLPFMSTSDSPREQPVPTTLSYEQVQELGRELDEMRARTVAKLGSEDREYIYKIIKAQRGLEITGRALMYLPFLPPAWLAGVGALVLSKILDNMEIGHNVMHGQYDWMREPEFNSQVFEWDTVCPADQWKHSHNYMHHTFTNIVGKDRDIGYSLLRMDEGQKWNPYYLGNPVYAFFLMLLFEWGVMLHDLEIENVVKGKRKWHDVKPLLGGMWRKAGKQVLKDYLIFPALTGPFFASTVVGNVGANLIRNLWTYSIIFCGHFPTGVQTFTEDETSDESQGEWYVRQMLGSANIEGSPLFHIMSGNLSHQIEHHLFPDLPAHRYPELAPEVEALCEKYGLPYNSGGFFNQIGSVWGKIFKLALPNSLTGSKPTVGVIVERKKVAA